The Alphaproteobacteria bacterium CG11_big_fil_rev_8_21_14_0_20_39_49 genomic sequence AACAAGGAAATTGCAAAAATACCGCTTGATGAAATTGCCGTTCTAATGGCGAATGCCTATCAGCTTACATACAGCCACGCACTTTTAATGGAACTGAATAAACGTGGTATTGCCTTTATTGCCTGTGGCAGCAATCATCTTCCTGCCGCTATTTTCTGGCCTGTTGACAGCCACCACCGGCAAGCAGGTGTTATGAACTCACAAATATCAGTGTCACAGCCCGTTTGCAAGCAGCTTTGGAAGCAAATTATTCAGGCAAAAATCAATTTTCAGCAAGAAGTTCTGGATAAAGCCGGAATACAGGACAAAGCTTTGTCCGAAATGGCAAAGCGTGTGAAGTCCGGCGATCCTGATAATATAGAAGCACAAGCAGCCCGACGCTATTGGCAATCACTATTTGGAAAAGATTTTACAAGAAACAGTGAGTCAGCCGGCATTAATTCTTTCCTTAACTACGGATATGCGATAATTCGCTCCGGTGTGGCAAGGGCTATTATGGCGGCAGGAATGCACCCTACTTTCGGCATTTTCCACCGCAATCGCCTGAACCCCATGTGTCTTGTTGATGATATTATGGAGCCATACCGACCTATTGTGGATTGGCATGCTTATAAATTTCAGCAAGACGACAAAAAAGAACTAACGCCGGATATAAAAAGGCAGCTTGCTTTATTATTAATTGAAGATTGCACCTTTCAGGGAAACGCCACCCCAATCTCCGTTTCAATGATGCGTACCGCACAAACTCTAGCACAATGTTTTGAAGAAAATACCGCAAAAAAGTTACTACTACCTGAGAAACTACTAAGCTTTCCT encodes the following:
- a CDS encoding subtype II CRISPR-associated endonuclease Cas1 translates to MIGRVIEIQEDGRYLSLYRGFLIVSAENKEIAKIPLDEIAVLMANAYQLTYSHALLMELNKRGIAFIACGSNHLPAAIFWPVDSHHRQAGVMNSQISVSQPVCKQLWKQIIQAKINFQQEVLDKAGIQDKALSEMAKRVKSGDPDNIEAQAARRYWQSLFGKDFTRNSESAGINSFLNYGYAIIRSGVARAIMAAGMHPTFGIFHRNRLNPMCLVDDIMEPYRPIVDWHAYKFQQDDKKELTPDIKRQLALLLIEDCTFQGNATPISVSMMRTAQTLAQCFEENTAKKLLLPEKLLSFPKQSLLELT